The Panicum hallii strain FIL2 chromosome 9, PHallii_v3.1, whole genome shotgun sequence genome has a window encoding:
- the LOC112872864 gene encoding protein SUPPRESSOR OF QUENCHING 1, chloroplastic isoform X3 — protein sequence MAGHLAPSSGSLHRLLSSRHYPPASQAPPPRPLLLPKPLSAAMQLQRRGRRGVVAAAASASAPSPSSPGTEVAEGPAWGKVSAVLFDMDGVLCNSEKPSRQAGVDVFAEMGVEVTVDDFVPFMGTGEANFLGGVARVKGVKYFNPESAKKRFFEIYLDKYAKPNSGIGFPGALELIIECKNAGLKVAVASSADRIKVDANLAAACLPVSLFDAIVSADAFENLKPAPDIFLAASKNLGVDTSECIVIEDALAGVQAAKAAEMRCIAVTTTLEEDALQQGSPSLIRKNIGDISINDILYGGSNARHINADEGAEGSENSSSIGNASPESLNGATNAGVSGTKSSPISKTEGLLGSRREILRYGSLGVAVSCLFVAARNWKAMQFASPKGLLNFFMGGNSSIFVNNEGDSLSSRAQQIKKYLADFESGGSATYVPEFPRKLDWLNTAPLQFGRDLKGRVVLLDFWTYCCINCMHVLPDLEFVENKYKDKPFTVVGVHSAKFDNEKDLDAIRNAVLRYKITHPVVNDGDMYLWRELGVNSWPTFVLIGPNGKVLARISGEGHRKDLDDVVGAALEFYEDKKLLRNDPLPLALEKDKDSRLLTSPLKFPGKLALDVENNRLFISDSNHNRIVVTNLEGQFICQVGSSEEGLLDGPFDAALFNRPQGLSYNSKKNILYVADTENHALREINFVDETVRTLAGNGTKGSDYKGGGQGTDQVLNSPWDVCYDPSQETVYIAMAGQHQIWKHTIRDGVTNVLSGDGYERNLNGSSASRTSFAQPSGISLAPELQELFVADSESSSIRAVNLKTGGSRLLAGGDPVFPENLFRFGDYDGTGSDVLLQHPLGVVYASDNQVYVADSYNHKIKRLDPVTGKVTTVAGTGRAGYKDGPGLSAQLSEPAGLVEVGDGRLLVADTNNNAIRYITLNEKGAEVKTLDLIGVQPPSPKPKTLKRLRRRLSVDTDVINVDGGSSMEGFLSLAITVPDGYHFSKEARSKFDVETEPANAIEIEPANGFLDSEGLASLKFKRISSSASMGRINCKVYYCKEDEVCLYQSVAFDVKFHEGTEPSPAQITLSYSVTPRDNSGGAQLIAGRKNAKV from the exons ATGGCGGGGCACCTCGCGCCTTCCTCTGGAAgcctccaccgcctcctctcGTCCCGGCACTACCCGCCCGCCTCCCAGGCGCCGCCTCCCCGCCCGCTCCTCCTCCCGAAGCCCCTATCGGCGGCTATGCAGCTCCAGcgacgcgggcggcgcggtgtcgtcgccgccgccgcctccgcctccgcgccgtCCCCGTCTTCTCCGGGGacggaggtggcggaggggcCGGCCTGGGGGAAGGTCTCCGCCGTGCTCTTCGACATGGACGGCGTGCTCTGCAACAGCGAGAAGCCCTCGCGGCAGGCCGGCGTCGACGTCTTCGCCGAGATGGGCGTCGAGGTTACCGTGGATGATTTCGTCCCCTTCATGGGCACCG GTGAGGCGAATTTCCTTGGAGGTGTCGCAAGAGTAAAAGGAGTAAAATATTTCAATCCTGAAAGTGccaaaaagaggttttttgagaTATATCTTGACAAG TATGCAAAGCCAAATTCTGGCATTGGATTTCCTGGGGCATTGGAGCTCATCATTGAG TGCAAAAATGCCGGTCTTAAGGTTGCTGTTGCATCCAGCGCTGATAGGATTAAGGTGGATGCAAATCTGGCTGCTGCTTGTTTGCCTGTGTCTCT ATTTGATGCCATTGTTTCTGCTGATGCATTTGAAAATTTGAAGCCTGCTCCGGACATATTCCTGGCAGCATCAAAGAACTTAGGTGTTGACACAAGTGAG TGCATTGTGATAGAAGATGCGCTTGCTGGTGTTCAAGCTGCAAAAGCTGCAGAAATGAG GTGTATCGCTGTGACGACTACTCTAGAGGAAGATGCATTACAACAAGGCAGTCCCTCGCTCATAAGAAAGAACATTGGAGATATTTCAATTAACGACATTTTGTATGGTGGTTCTAATGCTCGCCACA TTAATGCAGATGAAGGGGCAGAAGGTTCTGAGAATAGTAGTTCCATAGGAAATGCTTCACCTGAGAGTCTGAATGGGGCAACTAATGCTGGAGTATCTGGCACAAAAAGTTCTCCAATCTCAAAAACTGAAGG GCTGTTGGGTTCTCGACGGGAAATATTGAGATATGGAAGTCTGGGTGTAGCAGTTTCCTGTCTTTTTGTTGCAGCCAGAAATTGGAAG GCAATGCAGTTTGCATCTCCCAAAGGGCTGCTGAATTTTTTCATGGGTGGAAATAGTTCAATTTTTGTTAATAATGAAG GAGACTCGCTGTCATCAAGAGCTCAACAAATAAAGAAGTACTTAGCTGATTTTGAATCTGG GGGTTCCGCCACATATGTTCCTGAGTTTCCACGAAAGCTTGACTGGTTGAATACGGCCCCACTTCAGTTTGGAAGA GATTTAAAAGGAAGGGTGGTACTGCTGGATTTTTGGACCTATTGCTGCATCAACTGCATGCATGTCTTGCCAGACCTGGAGTTTGTAGAGAACAAGTATAAAGATAAACCT TTCACTGTTGTTGGTGTGCACTCTGCCAAATTTGATAATGAAAAAGATCTTGATGCTATTCGTAATGCTGTTCTGCGCTACAAAATTACTCACCCG GTTGTAAATGATGGTGACATGTACTTGTGGAGAGAACTTGGTGTGAACTCTTGGCCTACATTTGTTCTTATTGGACCCAATGGAAAGGTTCTAGCACGGATATCAGGCGAAGGTCATAGAAAG GATCTCGATGATGTTGTTGGTGCAGCACTTGAATTTTATGAAGACAAGAAATTATTGCGGAATGATCCCCTTCCATTGGCATTGGAGAAGGACAAGGATAGTCGTTTACTGACTTCACCTCTAAAGTTTCCTGGGAAACTTGCACTTGATGTAGAAAACAATCGATTATTTATATCAGACAGTAATCATAATCGAATT GTGGTGACCAATTTGGAAGGGCAGTTCATATGCCAAGTTGGGAGTTCTGAGGAGGGACTGCTTGATGGCCCATTTGATGCTGCCCTATTTAACCGCCCTCAG GGTCTTTCTTACAATTCCAAAAAGAATATCTTATATGTTGCAGACACTGAGAACCATGCACTGCG AGAGATTAATTTTGTTGACGAGACTGTGAGAACACTAGCTGGAAATGGGACTAAAGGTTCTGATTACAAAGGAGGAGGTCAAGGAACTGATCAG GTCCTAAATTCGCCATGGGATGTCTGCTATGATCCCTCACAGGAGACTGTTTATATCGCGATGGCGGGGCAGCACCAGATCTGGAAGCACACCATACGTGATGGTGTAACCAATGTTCTTAGTGGTGATGGCTACGAGAGAAATTTAAATGGCTCAAG CGCCTCCCGCACATCGTTTGCACAGCCTTCTGGGATTTCATTGGCTCCTG AATTGCAGGAGTTATTTGTTGCTGATAGTGAAAGCAGTTCCATTCGAGCTGTTAATCTGAAAACAGGAGGCTCAAGATTGCTAGCTGGGGGAGATCCAGTATTTCCAGAAAATTTGTTTAGG TTTGGCGATTATGATGGGACTGGCTCAGATGTGCTACTCCAACATCCCTTGGGTGTTGTTTATGCCAGTGACAATCAAGTATATGTAGCCGATTCGTACAATCACAAG ATAAAAAGGCTAGATCCTGTCACGGGAAAAGTTACGACTGTTGCTGGTACTGGACGCGCAGGATACAAGGATGGTCCAGGCTTGTCAGCTCAA CTTTCTGAGCCAGCAGGACTTGttgaagttggagacg GAAGGCTTCTTGTAGCAGATACAAATAACAATGCGATCAGATATATAACTCTTAATGAGAAAGGTGCAGAGGTGAAGACGCTAGATTTGATTGGAGTGCAACCGCCATCACCAAAACCAAAGACATTGAAACGCCTAAGACGGCGGCTATCAGTAGACACAGATGTTATTAACGTTGATGGTGGTTCTTCAATGGAAGGATTCTTGTCTCTTGCAATTACAGTACCTGATGGTTACCATTTCTCCAAG GAAGCTCGCAGTAAATTTGATGTGGAAACAGAGCCAGCTAATGCAATTGAGATTGAGCCGGCAAATGGTTTTCTAGACTCCGAAGGGCTCGCATCACTGAAGTTCAAAAGGATATCATCATCAGCATCAATGGGAAGGATAAACTGCAAG GTCTACTACTGTAAAGAAGATGAAGTTTGTCTCTATCAATCTGTTGCTTTTGATGTCAAATTCCATGAAGGGACGGAGCCCAGTCCTGCACAAATTACTTTATCCTATTCTGTGACTCCAAGAGATAATTCAGGTGGTGCGCAATTAATAGCAGGTAGAAAGAATGCCAAGGTATAG